A window from Nocardioides mesophilus encodes these proteins:
- a CDS encoding ferritin-like domain-containing protein encodes MTPIQALQQALAGEHAAIYVYGVLGGRVSSTSEPVLADALRAAYATHRARRDQLLTIIRDRGEEPVAAEPSYEVPTPARTAEQCRVAARQIEDRCAESYAVAVGNTARADRQWAIDALEDAAVRGLGFGAGPDAFPGVPEL; translated from the coding sequence ATGACCCCCATCCAGGCGCTGCAGCAGGCGCTGGCCGGCGAGCACGCCGCGATCTACGTGTACGGCGTCCTGGGCGGCCGGGTCTCGTCGACCAGCGAGCCGGTCCTCGCCGACGCGCTGCGGGCGGCGTACGCCACGCACCGGGCCCGGCGCGACCAGCTGCTCACGATCATCCGCGACCGCGGCGAGGAGCCGGTGGCCGCGGAGCCGAGCTACGAGGTGCCGACCCCGGCGCGGACCGCGGAGCAGTGCCGGGTGGCCGCGCGGCAGATCGAGGACCGCTGCGCGGAGTCCTACGCGGTCGCGGTCGGCAACACCGCGAGGGCGGACCGGCAGTGGGCGATCGACGCGCTGGAGGACGCCGCGGTGCGCGGGCTGGGCTTCGGCGCCGGTCCAGACGCCTTCCCCGGTGTGCCCGAGCTCTAG
- a CDS encoding zinc metalloprotease, giving the protein MIRLRSAAVAGLTALALTGLMAPAEAALPTSERGPVCAPQTAAGAAAKGDARAPGEVDHRDVSATEQRAIDDRTSALLARKGGGGKPLQGITVPVYVHVMAAADGTGDVTDAQVTQQVAVLNNTFAGGESSGAADTGFRFTLAGLDRFYNDTWHNDRSSSTYRKATRQGGADALNIWLVDFNYLGVATFPWDFDKKDGIDGIRVQYSSLPGGTEKNYNLGETATHEAGHWFGLFHTFQGGCNEPGDEISDTPAQSVATNGCPAGQDSCVDQPGLDPIHNYMDYSYDSCYWEFSPGQSVRMADMWTAYRS; this is encoded by the coding sequence ATGATCCGTCTCAGGAGCGCCGCAGTCGCCGGCCTCACCGCGCTCGCGCTCACCGGCCTGATGGCCCCGGCCGAGGCGGCGCTGCCGACCTCCGAGCGCGGACCGGTCTGCGCCCCGCAGACCGCTGCCGGTGCGGCGGCCAAGGGCGACGCCCGCGCCCCCGGCGAGGTGGACCACCGCGACGTCAGCGCCACCGAGCAGCGCGCCATCGACGACCGCACCAGTGCGCTGCTGGCCAGGAAGGGCGGCGGCGGCAAGCCGCTCCAGGGGATCACGGTGCCGGTCTACGTGCACGTCATGGCGGCCGCGGACGGCACCGGCGACGTCACCGACGCCCAGGTCACCCAGCAGGTCGCGGTGCTCAACAACACCTTCGCCGGCGGTGAGTCCTCCGGGGCCGCCGACACCGGCTTCCGGTTCACCCTGGCCGGGCTCGACCGCTTCTACAACGACACCTGGCACAACGACCGCAGCAGCAGCACCTACCGCAAGGCGACCCGCCAGGGCGGCGCGGACGCGCTCAACATCTGGCTCGTCGACTTCAACTACCTCGGCGTCGCCACGTTCCCCTGGGACTTCGACAAGAAGGACGGGATCGACGGGATCCGGGTGCAGTACTCCAGCCTGCCGGGCGGCACCGAGAAGAACTACAACCTCGGTGAGACCGCGACCCACGAGGCCGGTCACTGGTTCGGGCTCTTCCACACCTTCCAGGGCGGCTGCAACGAGCCCGGCGACGAGATCAGCGACACCCCGGCGCAGTCGGTCGCGACCAACGGCTGCCCCGCCGGCCAGGACTCCTGCGTCGACCAGCCGGGCCTGGACCCGATCCACAACTACATGGACTACAGCTACGACAGCTGCTACTGGGAGTTCAGCCCGGGCCAGTCGGTCCGGATGGCCGACATGTGGACGGCCTACCGCTCCTGA